One Scomber scombrus chromosome 1, fScoSco1.1, whole genome shotgun sequence DNA segment encodes these proteins:
- the LOC133981772 gene encoding semaphorin-7A-like, with the protein MIFTEKESTMKGLPLFGHDTPVSILVEGDTVTAVGRTHLKSFNVQDPNKAPVEKKVSWVGCSPAPGTDCNYKISVVEETGKTNEVFVCGTNGRQTLCCNMMLSQESAQCIPSDNMKNIKESIQDFIIKEGEPSVLVLPKSAGDEALFITHSGSQVSVGIHKFGKNKVGPETHDKEQYYVGLVRSERKDDELQNRIYAFYKEKNTDTSLDSEMWLPYVTQVCMADNGGPKNNLQFSWTSQMNARFYCGDPENRQYFSELIDVATIHADRWQDTRVYALFSNEWGMSAVCVYTIQEIDEVFTNSPFKGPDMQNSRSRTCVEDSTKMSIEALNSIKKASEMVQWVRPVGNSGPLLINRHSYTHILADSPQQKRNNHHPVLFLSLKNGGVHKVTQNKSHAFVIAENQPFNHSAHILSITLNHPSRKLYVSSARELVQLNVADCTHYGDTCQECILARDPYCGWNGVRCVLATQNTLQDVDNGSHAECPSPSKFQSLKGSGSSADSTMDRIKVPSKSKYFLQCPVTSHHAQYNWHHDNEKPVSCSVRDQQCLLLIDSMGPEQVGSYKCESEEMGYRKVLAQYRLEMGSGSGIRSSSPLVLVCLVVTLIKSVSCWS; encoded by the exons AATCAACAATGAAAGGGTTACCATTATTTGGACACGATACACCTGTAAGTATTCTCGTGGAAGGAGACACTGTCACAGCTGTTGGACGAACACACCTGAAGTCATTCAACGTTCAAGACCCTAACAAG GCTCCTGTGGAAAAGAAGGTGTCGTGGGTAGGATGCAGTCCAGCACCAGGAACA GATTGCAACTATAAAATCTCTGTGGTGGAAGAGACAGGCAAGACCAAcgaagtgtttgtgtgtggaacCAATGGAAGGCAAACGTTGTGCTGTAACATG ATGCTATCACAGGAGTCAGCCCAGTGCATTCCCTCTGATAATATGAAGAATATTAAAGAAAGCATACAGGATTTCATCATAAAGGAAGGTGAACCATCTGTTCttg TCCTTCCAAAATCTGCAGGAGATGAGGCTCTCTTCATTACACACTCTGGATCTCAAGTCAGTGTTGGCATCCACAAGTTTGGGAAAAATAAAGTTGGACCAGAAACCCATGATAAAG AGCAGTACTATGTGGGTTTGGTACGCAGTGAACGGAAAGACGATGAGTTACAGAACAGAATTTATGCCTTCTATAAGGAGAAAAACACGGACACCAGCTTGGACAGTGAGATGTGGCTGCCCTATGTGACCCAGGTTTGCATG GCAGATAATGGTGGGCCCAAGAACAATCTACAGTTCAGCTGGACGTCCCAGATGAATGCCAGGTTCTATTGTGGAGACCCTGAAAACAGACAGTACTTCTCTGAGCTGATAGATGTGGCTACTATACATGCAGACCGGTGGCAGGATACCAGGGTTTATGCACTCTTCAGCAATGAATG GGGTATGAGTGCTGTTTGTGTCTACACGATACAAGAAATTGACGAAGTCTTCACCAACTCCCCTTTCAAAGGCCCTGACATGCAAAACAGCAGGTCTAGAACG TGTGTTGAAGATAGCACAAAGATGTCTATAGAAGCCCTGAACTCGATCAAGAAGGCCTCAGAGATGGTGCAGTGGGTCCGGCCTGTGGGAAACTCTGGCCCACTTCTGATTAATCGACACAGCTACACTCACATCCTTGCTGACAGTCCGCAGCAGAAGAGGAACAATCACCACCCGGTCCTGTTTCTGTCTCTAA AGAATGGAGGAGTTCACAAGGTGACGCAGAATAAAAGTCACGCCTTTGTCATCGCTGAAAATCAACCTTTCAACCATAGTGCCCACATCCTCAGCATCACCCTCAACCATCCCTCT AGGAAACTGTATGTGAGCTCCGCACGTGAACTGGTCCAACTGAACGTGGCAGACTGTACCCATTATGGAGACACCTGCCAGGAATGTATCTTAGCCAGAGATCCGTACTGCGGCTGGAATGGCGTACGCTGCGTCCTTGCAACACA GAACACACTGCAGGATGTGGACAATGGGAGCCATGCTGAATGCCCTTCTCCATCAAAGTTTCAAAGCTTAAAAG GATCAGGCAGCAGTGCAGATAGCACTATGGACAGGATTAAGGTCCCCTCTAAGTCCAAGTATTTCCTCCAGTGCCCAGTGACTTCCCACCATGCCCAGTACAACTGGCACCATGATAATGAAAAACCAGTATCCTGCAGCGTGAGGGATCAACAGTGCCTTCTTTTGATCGACAGCATGGGTCCTGAGCAGGTGGGATCTTACAAATGTGAGTCAGAGGAGATGGGCTACAGAAAAGTCCTGGCACAGTACCGACTAGAGATGGGAAGCGGGTCAGGGATCCGCTCATCAAGCCCACTGGTCCTGGTTTGTCTGGTGGTGACACTGATCAAGAGTGTGTCCTGCTGGTCCTGA